From Streptomyces yatensis, one genomic window encodes:
- a CDS encoding ScbA/BarX family gamma-butyrolactone biosynthesis protein, whose protein sequence is MIVREAHGLSEPSGPTGRPLSWSRTVAREAVHRVSVAEVLLTDVRTHGDNRFEAAAQWPRSHPTFPHGGDGRHHPLMIAETLRELGIYIPTRYYAVPAGAHFLIRDISYRLDPETEPRAPYGASDITCRAAVTDIRTTPCGRFVSGMRLDVVLSAGGKLFAWAGGTARFLDGTAYAETRSAFHGHTARRRLRAAVRPSPAQLAVPAARDVLVVQDGGVVYLDPADPRHPFFFDHWSDHVPGLVLLEGARQAAALATGGTLTRPVACRMKAIRFTESFPPAVVECTSHGRTCVFRLRQAEICTAVGVLQYL, encoded by the coding sequence GTGATCGTTCGTGAGGCTCATGGCCTTTCGGAGCCGTCCGGTCCCACCGGGCGGCCGCTCAGCTGGTCCCGCACCGTGGCGCGGGAGGCGGTGCACCGGGTCTCGGTGGCCGAGGTGCTGCTCACCGACGTGCGTACGCACGGTGACAACCGCTTCGAGGCCGCCGCCCAGTGGCCGCGGTCCCATCCCACCTTCCCGCACGGCGGAGACGGCCGCCACCATCCGCTGATGATCGCGGAAACCCTGCGCGAGCTGGGGATCTACATCCCCACGCGGTACTACGCGGTGCCCGCGGGGGCGCACTTCCTGATCCGGGACATCTCCTACCGGCTGGACCCCGAGACCGAACCCCGGGCCCCGTACGGCGCCTCCGACATCACCTGCCGGGCCGCCGTCACCGACATCCGCACCACCCCCTGCGGACGCTTCGTCTCCGGGATGCGGCTGGACGTCGTGCTGTCGGCGGGCGGCAAGCTCTTCGCCTGGGCCGGGGGCACCGCGCGCTTCCTCGACGGCACGGCCTACGCGGAGACCCGATCCGCCTTCCACGGGCACACCGCACGCCGCAGGCTGCGCGCCGCGGTGCGGCCCTCACCTGCGCAACTGGCCGTTCCCGCGGCCCGGGACGTGCTGGTGGTACAGGACGGGGGAGTGGTCTACCTCGACCCCGCCGACCCCCGGCATCCGTTCTTCTTCGACCACTGGAGCGACCATGTGCCGGGCCTGGTGCTGCTGGAGGGCGCCCGTCAGGCGGCGGCGCTGGCCACCGGCGGAACGCTGACCCGGCCCGTCGCCTGCCGCATGAAGGCGATCCGCTTCACCGAGTCGTTTCCGCCGGCCGTGGTCGAGTGCACCTCCCACGGCCGGACATGCGTCTTCCGGCTGCGCCAGGCCGAAATCTGCACGGCGGTCGGCGTGCTCCAGTACCTCTGA
- a CDS encoding HAD family hydrolase, with product MTAEKFLGWTPAAIVFDCDGTLMDSERHWVEAREVVLRNHGTAPDEEFAQSTKGLHYTECGRMLAEFAGRPELADEMTEQLLDAFRRLVAEDPVTMPGAPQLVAKAATFAPLAVASNCPRDVVEDGLAKAGLLRYFGHVLVPEGPVRPKPYPDVYLEAARLCGAAPEDALAVEDSHCGFLSASRAGLRVLGVGPRKPVDEPPPVDVWVSTLADPELVKWADSRAA from the coding sequence ATGACAGCCGAAAAGTTTCTCGGATGGACCCCAGCCGCCATCGTCTTCGACTGCGACGGCACCCTGATGGATTCCGAACGACACTGGGTGGAGGCGCGCGAAGTGGTCCTCAGAAACCACGGAACCGCCCCCGACGAGGAGTTCGCGCAAAGCACGAAGGGGCTCCACTACACCGAATGCGGCCGCATGCTGGCCGAATTCGCCGGCCGCCCCGAACTCGCGGACGAGATGACCGAACAACTCCTCGACGCCTTCCGCCGGCTGGTGGCCGAGGACCCGGTCACCATGCCGGGAGCGCCCCAACTGGTGGCGAAGGCGGCGACGTTCGCCCCGCTGGCCGTGGCCAGCAACTGCCCGCGCGACGTGGTCGAGGACGGGCTCGCCAAGGCCGGGCTGCTGCGGTACTTCGGCCATGTGCTGGTCCCCGAGGGTCCGGTGCGGCCCAAGCCGTATCCCGACGTCTATCTGGAGGCCGCCCGGCTGTGCGGCGCGGCCCCCGAGGACGCCCTCGCGGTGGAGGACTCCCACTGCGGGTTTCTGTCCGCCTCGCGCGCCGGACTGAGGGTGCTCGGCGTCGGGCCGCGGAAGCCGGTGGACGAGCCCCCGCCGGTGGATGTGTGGGTCTCCACCCTGGCCGACCCGGAGTTGGTCAAGTGGGCGGACTCCCGGGCGGCCTGA
- a CDS encoding SDR family NAD(P)-dependent oxidoreductase has product MSEPRHAVVTGVSSGIGAAIATRLLEEGWRITGISRTAPARPVAGLHWIPADLSRPEELPEVLGPVSGVDAIVHAAGVQRSAWLGELAPEDGSLMWRIHVQAAGVLVDTLVDRVADGGRVVLVGSRTMTGVPGKSQYAATKAALPALARSWAAELAPRAVTVNVVAPGPTDTPMLRDPGRAGTPPVLPPLGRLVRPEEVAGLTSFLLGPEGGAVTGQTLVMCAGASL; this is encoded by the coding sequence ATGTCTGAGCCCCGGCACGCCGTGGTCACCGGTGTCAGCTCCGGCATCGGCGCCGCGATCGCCACCCGGCTGCTGGAGGAGGGGTGGCGGATCACCGGGATCAGCCGTACGGCCCCGGCGCGCCCGGTCGCGGGGCTGCACTGGATCCCGGCCGATCTGTCCCGGCCGGAGGAGCTCCCCGAGGTGCTCGGCCCGGTGTCCGGGGTGGACGCGATCGTGCACGCGGCGGGCGTTCAGCGCTCGGCGTGGCTGGGGGAGCTGGCGCCCGAGGACGGGTCGCTCATGTGGCGGATCCATGTGCAGGCGGCGGGCGTCCTGGTCGACACGCTGGTGGACCGGGTGGCGGACGGCGGCCGGGTGGTGCTGGTGGGCAGCCGCACGATGACGGGCGTGCCGGGCAAGAGCCAGTACGCCGCCACCAAGGCCGCGCTGCCCGCCCTGGCCCGGTCCTGGGCCGCCGAGCTGGCGCCCCGGGCGGTCACGGTCAACGTGGTGGCGCCCGGGCCCACGGACACCCCCATGCTGCGCGATCCGGGCCGCGCCGGCACCCCGCCGGTGCTGCCACCGCTGGGCCGGCTGGTCCGTCCCGAGGAGGTGGCGGGGCTGACGTCGTTCCTGCTGGGCCCGGAGGGCGGCGCGGTCACCGGGCAGACGCTGGTGATGTGCGCGGGCGCCTCACTCTGA
- a CDS encoding ScbR family autoregulator-binding transcription factor, with protein sequence MQERAEQTRRSLLEAAAFLFDERGYAGTSISDITARSGHTSGAIYFHYTSKERLALAVVEEHFATWPPLIERYTALDAPPLEQLVRLSFAVARAFRDDLVVRAGARLWTERTLIEAPMPPPFVGWMDAVGQMMEKARAEGDLAPHVDPLPAARTVVFAFFGLHTVSEALDGRRLVEDHLADLWTLLLPSLQARPGDTARLLALARPDTPPPSE encoded by the coding sequence GTGCAAGAACGGGCCGAGCAAACACGCCGATCCCTTCTGGAGGCCGCCGCGTTCCTTTTCGACGAACGGGGATACGCCGGCACGAGCATCAGCGACATCACCGCCCGGTCCGGTCACACCAGCGGCGCCATCTATTTCCATTACACGAGCAAGGAAAGGCTCGCCCTCGCCGTGGTGGAGGAACACTTCGCCACCTGGCCCCCGCTGATCGAGCGCTACACCGCCCTCGACGCGCCGCCCCTGGAGCAACTGGTGCGCCTCAGCTTCGCGGTGGCCCGCGCCTTCCGCGATGACCTCGTGGTCCGCGCCGGGGCCCGGCTGTGGACCGAGCGCACCCTGATCGAAGCGCCCATGCCACCGCCCTTCGTGGGGTGGATGGACGCCGTGGGGCAGATGATGGAGAAGGCCCGGGCCGAGGGCGATCTGGCCCCGCATGTCGATCCGCTGCCCGCCGCCCGGACCGTCGTCTTCGCCTTCTTCGGGCTGCACACCGTCTCCGAGGCCCTCGACGGGCGGCGGCTGGTCGAGGACCATCTGGCCGATCTGTGGACCCTGCTGCTGCCCTCGCTCCAGGCCCGGCCCGGGGACACCGCGAGGCTGCTGGCGCTCGCCCGCCCGGACACCCCGCCCCCGTCAGAGTGA